A single window of Flavobacteriales bacterium DNA harbors:
- a CDS encoding methyltransferase domain-containing protein, with translation MRDLKDYQEKYASLAFEDYQVHYRKKCMKACFDQYKPRVVLEIGCGLEPIYDVLTSFDKLVIVEPAQMFVDHALADIRKKGLEDRVDVFPLLMEDAKTKIAGYNFDMVLMSGLLNEVPDPKGMLEVVRDVVGKDTIVHVNVANANSFHRLLALEMGLINSTFEKSQQQLLLQGNTVYDKHTLAKLVTDAGFDIVEAGSYFVKPFTHKQMKQLMDTGIADERMLDGLYAMTKYMPDMGSEIFVNLKRNNR, from the coding sequence CAGGAAAAATACGCCAGTCTGGCATTTGAAGATTATCAGGTGCATTACCGCAAGAAATGCATGAAAGCTTGTTTTGATCAATACAAGCCCAGGGTTGTGCTGGAGATCGGATGCGGCCTCGAACCCATATATGATGTTCTGACGTCTTTTGACAAACTGGTTATCGTTGAACCGGCGCAAATGTTCGTTGATCATGCCCTGGCTGATATCAGGAAGAAAGGACTTGAAGACCGTGTGGATGTGTTCCCCCTGTTGATGGAAGATGCCAAAACCAAAATCGCCGGGTACAACTTTGACATGGTACTTATGAGCGGTTTGCTCAATGAGGTTCCTGATCCCAAAGGTATGCTGGAAGTGGTACGGGATGTTGTGGGAAAGGATACCATTGTACACGTGAATGTTGCGAATGCCAATTCTTTTCACCGGTTGCTGGCCCTGGAGATGGGACTCATCAACAGTACGTTTGAAAAATCCCAGCAACAGTTGTTGCTGCAAGGAAATACCGTGTACGATAAACATACATTGGCAAAGCTGGTTACCGATGCGGGTTTTGATATCGTTGAAGCAGGTTCTTATTTTGTGAAGCCCTTTACCCATAAGCAGATGAAACAGCTCATGGATACAGGTATCGCCGATGAACGCATGCTGGACGGCCTGTATGCCATGACCAAGTATATGCCCGACATGGGTTCGGAAATATTCGTCAACCTGAAGCGAAACAACCGGTAA